In Hemiscyllium ocellatum isolate sHemOce1 chromosome 38, sHemOce1.pat.X.cur, whole genome shotgun sequence, the genomic window TGGATGGTGATGAAGAGTGGAAAGAGGAATTGAGACCAAGAGGAGATCAGCCATTATtgcattaaatggcagagcagggagCTAAATAGCCTCACCCTGCCccttgttcttatgttcttacggTCCCAGAGTAAGGATATACTATCGAGAAAGGCCTTAATCAATCTGAAATATGCAGAAAATACAAATATTCCTATAATTACTGAAGTAGACAGGCAGagggctgggagaacacagcaagccaggcagcatcaggaggtggagaagtcgatgtatcaggtgtaaccctccttcaggactgggggtgggtgtagagagaggggggtggagctgCACATAAAGGGGTTGGCGGGGTTCAGGGTGGTGacatggggataggtgaagacagtcAGAGGGTATGGCCTGGTTGATCGATGGGAGGAACGAATCCAGTAGATGGCTGGGAGGGGTGGAAGGGGacggggggaggggctgggaatggtGGGGGGCTGTGAAGGGTggttgtttgaaattggagaactcatgtGTTGAGCTCTCTGGGCTGTGGGCTGTTCCTCCAATTGGCGGTGTGGTGCGTTGTggtgatgtgggaggtcaacatTGACTGTCTGGCTTTCTGCATTCATCCAGCCTCCTGCCCGTCTAATTTGGATTCTGACATCTGCaattattttttttttccttctaaTTACTGAAGCAGAaacaatggaatttttttttaaagaaaagcatgCTTTGCTGGCCTTGGGCAATGCTATGAGGTGCGCAAGGAAATTTTAAACAGTGCATTTACTCATCCTTCTTCCTTGTGATCATCCATGCACTGATCCCGCTGATCAAACCGAGACTGAGAAGAACTGAAATTACTATGGCTACAATGACTCCATCACTTAGTTCCCTGCTGTCAGTGAGTTGGCCTGAAAATGCAAGAAAACACAATACTGAGCTTGCCAGTGATGACTGCACACCAGGAGCAATGTGTAGATGTTCATGACATATTCATGTTGTAATATCTGACCACCTTCGAATTACAAACATCCTTGGAATAAAAGTGATCACGATCGTAACTTGTAGAGCTCAGTGTCAagaaattggaaatgaattccGTGCGACCAGGTAACTGAGTATCTGTTCTCTTCGTCCTGTGATGCGGTTATTATTCCTTCCTACAGCTCCTGCCCACAACTGCAAATGGAAACTTGgcatttatttttaaaggaatgaaaggatGTATTGCTGCATCTGTCAAAGGCATGAGCGAGACCGCGCCCCAAGTATTGCAAATGATTTTGCTTCCCTGACTTGGGAAGGGATGCAGTTCCATTGGAATCAGTTTAGAGGAAGTTCacgagattgattccagagatggggTGTTTGCCTTATCAAGGGATATTGAACTGTTGAGGTCtacactctctggaatttagaaggaagagaggagatctaattgaggcatataagatactCAAGGAggttgacaaagtagatgtggaGTCGATATTTCTTCATGTGGTGCAAGCTGGAATGAGAGGTCCTAGTTTGAGAATAAAAGATAGCAgattaagacagaggtgaggagaaattgttcctctcaaagggtcatgaaactgtggaattcaatcccacagagtgcagtggattctgggacattgagtaaatttaaggatagatttttaattttaactcttgtatgtccttggcagagcgGGACAAGGAGTTGACGTGATCGGtcacagggcaatggggttgattggtgcgtaggtcccagagttgttctctgaaacattccgcaagttagcatcctgtctctccaatgtaaccacaatgtcaacttcaccagtttcctcatctcccctccctcccccacctcatcccagatccaaccctccaattcggcactgtcccacctgtccaccttccttcccacctctctgctccaccctccgctATGACCTATCTGCACCCACCCCCCATCTTTATCTACCTATCaacttcccagctaccttgcccccctgccccaccccctcccatttatctctcagcaaacccccctcccaccccaccacattcctgattaagggctgataactgaaatatcgattctcccgctcctgggatgctgccctgaccggctgtacttttccccGACCACACTGACCTCCCTTTCTCCTAGAGTAAAATCTTGTTCAATCTCAAAAGTCGAACATTCTTCAGATTATATTGCGTTCTGAAAACCTGAGTGATGATTCTTTTGTTGTTAATTTGGGAAGTATAATCTAGATAACGATTCGAAATGTAAAGCGTAGCTGGCgttaggttttttttagattacttacagtgtggaaaaaggcccttcagcccaacaagtccacaccgacccgccgaagcgcaacccacccatacccctacatacaccccttacctaacactacgggcaatttagcatggccaattcacctgacccgcacatctttggactgtgggaggaaaccggagcacccggaggaaacccacgcagacacggggagaacatgcaaactccacacagtcagtcgcctgagtcgggaattgaacccgggtctcaggcgctgtgaggcagcagtgctaaccactggtttTGTAGGTTGTTCGATCCCATTGAAATTTGCAGTAAATCCATATTGTTTACCTTGTATAATCGCTTGGACAGTAACATTGCGGCTTTCCTTAGTAATGATGTTTTTAGCCTGACAAGTATAATTCCCACTATTATTCCTGCTCAGCGAGTCAATGTTGTAAACTTGTCCAGTGTTTAAGAGTCGACTCCCATTGTACCATCGATATTGAGCAGGTGGGGTTGACACAGCAGAACAACGTAAGGTAAGCATTTTTCCCACTTCGACTTGAATCCGCCCTGAGGGTGTGATGGAGACATTCTCTGGTCCATCTATCAAATAAAACAATCAAGACAGTCTATGATTTCTATTCAGCCAAAACAATTGCTCACATTGAAGTAGAAGAATGCTTGAAACTCCCTTTGTACTCACAATTAATCCGCAGGATGGTATGCCCGGAATCACTGCTAAAGTTATTGCTGGCTCGGCATTGATATTTTCCTGAATCATTTCTGTTCACATTGACTATAGTCAGGGTGACATTGTCTGAAGAAAGTAGCGTTCTGGAATTAAACTGGACGTCTCGGCTATTTTTGAGCCATTTTCGCGATTGCACGGAGCCTGAGGCATTGCAAGTTAGTAAAACGGTGTCAGTGTTTTCTACTGGTTTTGAATTGTTGACCAACACAAAGACATTGTAAACTGGGTCTGTGAACGAAATGGGACATAAGGTTATGTTCTTTTCTCTGCCTCATCTGCTGGTCCTTTGTAGGTCCATCGACTTCCTCTTTGATGGGAATCAACTTCAGTTCGATTCAGTgtccagaggaacctcgattatccgaacatcgaTTATCCGAACTACGGATTTTCCCAAGAAGGTCCGCTCAAAGCGTGACAGCAAAGAGGTAAGTGAATTTGGATAGCCTGTACTGACGAACAGgcgaaaatgctggcaaaagcaAAGAGGAGCATCTCAAGCATCAGCGACTGTATATTTGTTACGCAAGTGTTAGTTACAGAGTCCTTTGCAAAAGTTAATGATTTGTTCCTGTCAATGTTACTTGCCGTTCATGGAAATCAGAGGAAGTGAGCAGATGTACTTCTGTGTTTCTATTGTGACATTGAGTTCACGGAAACTAACATATGCTCTTGTGACTGTAGAAGCTGTTCGGCACCTTGCTTAACGCTGGATTTGATATACGATATTTATGTGATGGTAAGGGTTTGGTCCTTCTCAGTTTAATCTGCAATTGGCAGAATGCAAAGATTCGCTGGTTTAAATTAGGCAAgatggctcaggggttagcactgctgcctcacagcgccagggtcctaggttcgattcccaccttgggcgactgtctgtgtgatgtttgtacattctccccgtgggtttccctGGGTGctacgatttcctcccacaagccaaagatgtgcaggttcggtgaattggtcatgctaaattgcccatagtcggGGGttgaatgagtctgggtgggttactcttcggcgggtcagtatggacttgttgggccgaagggcctgtttccatactggaggtaATCTAGTCTAAAAATTGCAGACTcatcaaaattatagatttaaataaACTCTCCGATAGAGCAGTTTGATCAGAACagcttcccttgtttaaggtcaAATCAATTAtcagaataatcaattatccgaattaaATGGTGCCTGCCCATCTGgtctggataatcgaggtttctctgtatatGTCAATCATCCTGAACtgtcttgtgacacagtggtaatgtccttgCCTCTGAAACAGATACCTAGGCTCAAATTACAACAACCCTGTAACAGGTAGATTGAGAAATGTCTACGTTTCAACTCTGCCTCAACTCATCTGTGGCTGAAATTCTGCTTCATTCGCCTGTCCCCTCTGGGCCTAAGCAAAGTGGTTCGCTCCTGCCCACCATCTCACCTTGCGTTTGTCGGGATTTTAAGTGCATTCCTGGGAatgacaaaactggaatcaaaggagaggttgaattgatTAAGATTATGCTCGTTCGAATTCAGAAGAATAGGAGGGGTGCGGGGGCGTTGCGTAGTCTTACAGGAGCCTATAAAATTCTAGCAACACTGGACAAGATGGATGTTCCCGATGGTAGGAGcaaggtactgcagatgctggaatcattACTGAAAGCAatagaaatgctggaaatcacaacgggtcaggcagcatctggggggaGAGAAATGGCACTCTAACTTTTCGAGTCaagatggctcttcatcagaactgatgtgAAGAGTGGAAGAGGCAGtacagggcagtacggtggctaagtggttagcactgctgcctcacaacgccagggtcccaggttcaattcctgccttgggtaactgtcggtgtggagtttgcacgttctccccgtggctgcgcgtgtttcctccgggtgctctggtttcctcccacagtccaaagatgtgcaggttagggtgaaacGGTCAGGGGTGATTATGggcaatggatctgggtgggttactcttcggagggtcagtatggactgaagggcctgtttccaaactgtagggaatctaaatctaatctagtTTATGCAATGGTGGGGTAATGGGGGAGAAAGAGTATTGACCGTTCAGATTAACTGATCAGAACgcgagaatggcagaacaatagcTATATCTAACGGCCAAACTGGAAGGAGCAGACAGTCCcactgaggggaggggggagagaggacagggagacagagaatggAACAAGCAAAtctgaaagaaagggaagaattgAGAGTCGGTTCACAGTCTGAAGGTGCTGAACACAATATTCAGTCCAGTAGGTTATAAAGTGcccagtctgaagatgagatgttgtttccTCCATTGCAGCATTGCTGGGGACAGACCAGTGGGCACGCGCGCAGGGCGCCGTGTTAAAATGACCAGCGAGAGGAACGTCAGGGTCATGTTTGCACATGGACTAGAGGCGTGCCGCAAAGCGGTCACCCaatctgcgtttggtttctccaatccAATTCTCCTGTCCGCACATAAGCGTTACCCTGGCCTTCTCATTgtcggtcattttaacacagcccCCCCACTGCTTGCGTGCCCACTTGTCTGTCCCTCAGCAATGCTGCAAGGCTCCAGTGAATCACTGCGCAAACTGGAGgagcaacacctcatcttcacacTGGGCATTTTACAACCGTCTGGGTTCAATATTGACTGCAACACCGACAGATTGTGAATccactcccatttcttccctttgttTTAGTTTTACTTGTTCCAGTCTCTGTCAgcctctctccattcccctccaccctccccccattcagactgtctgttctttctagTTCGGCGGTTGGACACACTATTGTTCTTCCATGCTCACCTTCCCATCCCtgctcaccatctacaaggcacatgtcaggaataAGTGTAGCCTGGATGGGGTCAGCCCTgataacactcaagaaactcaacaccatgccaggacaaagcagcccccacttgacTGGCCCCACATTGACTCCCTCCCACACCGACACTCAGTAGTATATCAATTATTCGAATATTCGAAGGAGATcgcgaggtcccgatagaaacattacatcaaagacgtgtttccaacactgataaTGTCTTTAGTTAACAATGATTAAAGGTGAAcgtggcttactgaaatgctgccaagaacagtgcTGGACTGATGGGAGTCCAGACACCGCCTCCAACTGACTGCCcgcactccctctctctatccccccagactttccctggagttctacgcAGGGGTGTACCCCAAACCCCCCCCATCCCCAGATAATCtccccaacattgtcctgtacagggcaaacgtggaacctgtcaaaaagttgcagtaaaacgtgtgtgtgtgtgtgtgtgtgtgtgtgtgtgtgtgtgtgtgtgtgtgtgtgtgtgtgtatgtgtgtgtgtgtgtgtgtgtgtctgtgggggggtgagggtgtctgtgtctccgtgtctctgtgtttgtgtgtgtgtgtccgtgtctgtgtgagagtgtatgtgtgtgtgtgagagagtgtgaatgtgtgtgagtgtctgtgggtgtgtgtctgtgtttatgtctgtgtgtgagtgtgtgtgtgtctgtgtgcatgtctgtgtctgtgtgtgtctgtgtaagtgtatgtgtgtctatgtgggtgtttgtgtgtgtgtgggtgtgtgtatgtgtctgtgtgagtctgtgtctgtgtgaaaatgtgtgtgggtgcctgtgtgtgactgcgtgtgtgtttgtgcctgtgtgtgttctgtgtctgtgtctgtgtatctgtatgagtgtgtgtgtgactgtgtgtgtgtctgtgtctgtgtgtgggtgtctgtgtctgtgagaatgtgtgtgcgtctgtgtgcatgtctgtgtgtgactgcgtgtgtttgtgtctgtgtgtatctgtgtgagtgtgtgattgactgtgtgtgcctgtgtctgtctgtgtctgtgtatgtgtgtctgtgtgtgtgtgtgagtgtgtgtgggtgtgtgtgtgggagtgtgtctgtgggtgtctgtgtgtctgggtgtgtctgtatgagtgtgtgtgt contains:
- the LOC132833990 gene encoding carcinoembryonic antigen-related cell adhesion molecule 5-like; amino-acid sequence: MVRWPITVVAVCLLITQELYVSPLELRDSLIPVTDKANTSLSVELMPMVGSGDRDWDPVYNVFVLVNNSKPVENTDTVLLTCNASGSVQSRKWLKNSRDVQFNSRTLLSSDNVTLTIVNVNRNDSGKYQCRASNNFSSDSGHTILRINYGPENVSITPSGRIQVEVGKMLTLRCSAVSTPPAQYRWYNGSRLLNTGQVYNIDSLSRNNSGNYTCQAKNIITKESRNVTVQAIIQGQLTDSRELSDGVIVAIVISVLLSLGLISGISAWMITRKKDENEAQTQGQHERNVSQTANEYCNVLVENSAATYENIPRIKKDSDTNLPDGNPFYLELQP